A genomic window from Nodosilinea sp. FACHB-141 includes:
- a CDS encoding Uma2 family endonuclease translates to MTAATDLRSLSVQDCHRMVAAGILAADERVELIEGQLYTMAAKGTAHSAAVTRIDQVLSRLLAGRALLRFQDPVQLSDFSEPQPDVAVVQLDPLDYEDHHPTPREIFLLIEVADSTLRCDCDLKVPLYGRSGIAEYWILDVQERCLYVFR, encoded by the coding sequence ATGACTGCTGCCACAGACCTGCGATCGCTGAGCGTGCAAGACTGTCACCGCATGGTAGCAGCGGGGATTTTGGCGGCAGATGAACGGGTGGAATTGATTGAGGGGCAACTCTATACGATGGCAGCTAAGGGAACGGCCCACAGCGCAGCGGTCACACGCATCGATCAGGTGTTGTCGCGGCTGTTGGCGGGGCGGGCGCTGTTGCGGTTTCAAGACCCGGTGCAGCTGAGTGACTTTTCTGAGCCTCAGCCGGATGTAGCGGTGGTGCAATTAGACCCGCTGGATTACGAAGATCATCACCCCACGCCGAGGGAAATCTTTTTGCTGATTGAGGTGGCCGACAGTACGCTGCGGTGCGATTGCGATCTAAAGGTGCCGTTGTATGGGCGATCGGGCATTGCCGAATACTGGATTTTAGATGTGCAGGAGCGCTGTCTGTACGTATTTCGGTAG
- a CDS encoding S9 family peptidase, giving the protein MHKLAGIRLNPLLNDHHGRHGGTCPRLVQVENGATTQLDLPEETEIFAVKWTADGQRFALTVRHSDRLRLWVGSVAGDVAEIEGLALNPLLGSAVSWLPDQNRLLVRRIPSRGPAPEPPATPLGPEIMEGAGASSRSTYEARNLLETAHDDALFEYYATSELAIVDPATGQVDVIGAPALYTKAKFSPSGEYLLVKRLIGPWSHEVAWWRFASEIEVWNDHGKFVATIASLPVADAVPAHGVPIGPRSVAWRSTAPHTLFWVEALDGGNPVAEVPHRDRLMRLEAPFTAEPEVVFKAEHRIQPQRCGWGADGSMLMLTQRERIRRWRYVWLLDVDNGTSRLWFDLDEGDRYGSPGFPMFRTLPNGRQVLRQQGDAVYFSGSGATDEGDRPFLDLRHLVTGKTERLFRCAPDRYEYVVAFADGENRVVLRSESAVDVPNYHLATFSQPIEAAEGEATRALTRQPITQFEDATPQLRAIEKRIVRYERNDGVPLSFHLYLPPGYQEGTPLPTVLYAYPMEYSGAATAGQVSGSTQRFMRLYGASHLYFLLQGYAVLDQTAMPILGDPETAYDAFIPQLVADAEAAVAKAVEIGVADPERIGVIGHSHGGLMVANLLAHTDLFRAGIARSGSYNKTNQPFGFQAERRPLFEARDVYVQLSPTFFADQINDPVLIIHGDDDSNPGTPPFQSQVFYEAVRGAGGTTRLVLLPFEDHGYRARESVEHVLWEQFRWFDQYVMGR; this is encoded by the coding sequence ATGCACAAGCTGGCCGGCATCCGGCTCAACCCCCTGCTCAACGATCACCATGGCCGCCACGGGGGAACCTGCCCTCGCTTAGTGCAAGTCGAGAATGGAGCCACAACTCAGCTCGACCTGCCCGAAGAGACCGAAATTTTTGCGGTGAAATGGACGGCAGATGGCCAACGCTTTGCGCTCACCGTCAGGCATAGCGATCGCCTCAGGCTGTGGGTCGGCTCGGTGGCAGGCGACGTAGCCGAAATTGAGGGGCTAGCGCTCAACCCACTACTGGGCAGCGCCGTAAGCTGGCTACCCGATCAGAATCGCCTGCTGGTTCGCCGCATCCCGTCACGGGGACCAGCGCCTGAGCCGCCAGCTACACCGCTGGGTCCAGAAATTATGGAAGGAGCCGGGGCCTCATCCCGATCGACCTACGAGGCCCGCAACCTGCTAGAGACAGCCCATGACGATGCCCTCTTCGAGTATTACGCCACTTCTGAGCTGGCGATCGTTGACCCGGCCACTGGCCAGGTAGATGTCATCGGTGCCCCGGCTCTTTACACCAAGGCAAAGTTCTCACCGTCCGGTGAATATCTGCTCGTCAAGCGTCTAATTGGTCCCTGGTCTCACGAGGTGGCCTGGTGGCGCTTCGCCAGCGAAATTGAAGTGTGGAATGACCACGGCAAGTTTGTCGCCACGATCGCGTCTCTGCCCGTAGCCGACGCAGTCCCGGCCCACGGCGTGCCCATTGGTCCCCGCTCAGTGGCCTGGCGTTCCACTGCGCCCCATACGCTCTTTTGGGTTGAAGCGCTGGATGGTGGCAACCCTGTGGCTGAAGTACCTCATCGCGATCGCCTCATGCGTCTAGAGGCTCCCTTCACAGCGGAGCCCGAAGTCGTTTTCAAGGCCGAGCACCGCATTCAGCCCCAGCGCTGTGGTTGGGGGGCGGACGGCAGCATGCTGATGCTCACCCAGCGCGAGCGCATCCGCCGCTGGCGCTACGTCTGGCTGCTGGATGTAGACAACGGCACATCGCGCCTGTGGTTCGATTTGGACGAGGGCGATCGCTACGGCAGTCCGGGCTTTCCGATGTTTCGCACCTTGCCCAACGGTCGTCAGGTGCTGCGCCAGCAGGGAGATGCGGTCTACTTCAGCGGCAGCGGTGCGACTGACGAGGGCGATCGACCGTTCCTCGACCTGCGCCATCTAGTTACTGGGAAGACTGAGCGCCTGTTCCGCTGCGCGCCCGATCGCTACGAGTACGTGGTGGCCTTCGCCGACGGCGAAAATCGCGTCGTGTTGCGCTCTGAGTCGGCTGTAGATGTGCCCAACTACCATCTGGCCACCTTTAGCCAGCCCATCGAGGCGGCTGAGGGCGAAGCCACCCGCGCCCTGACGCGCCAACCCATCACGCAGTTCGAAGACGCCACCCCCCAGCTGCGCGCGATCGAGAAACGCATTGTGCGCTACGAGCGCAACGACGGCGTTCCGCTCAGCTTTCACCTATATCTGCCCCCCGGATACCAGGAGGGCACACCGCTGCCCACGGTGCTCTATGCCTATCCCATGGAATACTCCGGGGCCGCTACCGCCGGACAGGTTAGCGGCTCAACCCAGCGCTTCATGCGCCTATACGGAGCCTCCCACCTTTACTTCCTACTCCAGGGGTACGCCGTACTCGACCAAACCGCCATGCCGATCCTCGGCGATCCGGAGACCGCCTACGACGCCTTCATCCCTCAACTGGTGGCTGATGCGGAAGCTGCCGTAGCGAAGGCCGTCGAAATCGGCGTGGCCGATCCTGAACGCATCGGCGTTATCGGCCACAGCCACGGCGGGCTGATGGTGGCCAACCTCTTGGCGCATACCGATCTGTTTCGAGCCGGCATCGCCCGCAGCGGCTCCTACAACAAAACGAACCAGCCCTTTGGCTTCCAGGCCGAGCGTCGCCCTCTCTTTGAAGCAAGGGATGTTTACGTTCAGCTCTCACCGACCTTCTTCGCTGACCAGATCAACGATCCGGTTCTCATCATTCACGGTGATGACGACTCCAACCCTGGCACGCCTCCGTTTCAGTCCCAGGTCTTCTATGAAGCCGTGCGCGGTGCGGGAGGCACGACCCGGCTGGTGCTGCTGCCCTTTGAGGATCACGGCTATCGGGCCAGGGAGAGTGTAGAGCACGTGCTCTGGGAGCAGTTCCGGTGGTTCGACCAGTATGTGATGGGGCGCTGA
- a CDS encoding HNH endonuclease, with the protein MGTYVSAALRKQVTDRAGDRCEYCRFPQSVTLLAFEMEHIIAEKHGGRTSLENLALACPYCNRAKGTDLGSIDPETNQLTPFFNPRTQNWREHFKLDGATIVPQTAAGRVTVFILQFNHPDRMQERKGLIAAGHYS; encoded by the coding sequence ATGGGGACGTACGTATCTGCGGCCCTGAGAAAACAGGTAACTGATCGGGCGGGCGATCGCTGTGAATACTGCCGCTTTCCCCAAAGCGTCACCCTACTTGCCTTCGAGATGGAGCACATCATCGCTGAAAAGCACGGTGGCAGAACTTCTTTAGAGAATCTTGCCTTAGCCTGTCCCTACTGCAACCGGGCTAAAGGCACCGATCTCGGCTCTATTGATCCAGAGACAAATCAACTCACTCCTTTTTTCAACCCCAGAACTCAGAACTGGCGAGAGCACTTTAAGTTGGATGGAGCCACGATTGTTCCGCAAACAGCAGCAGGCAGAGTCACGGTTTTTATTCTCCAATTTAATCACCCCGATCGCATGCAAGAGCGTAAAGGGTTGATTGCGGCTGGTCATTATTCTTAA
- a CDS encoding AAA family ATPase has product MRRIAIVGTTGSGKTTLARRVAQRCLIPHIELDALQWEPNWTPAEPQVFRDRVRLALSGDRWVVDGNYSAVRDIVWQRADTVVLLDYPFGLVLRRLLRRTWRRSLYQEELWNGNRETFRQSFFSRDSILVWLLRTYWKKRKQYPVLFQQSEYAHLSTVHLRSPKAAEQWLFSCEQHLL; this is encoded by the coding sequence ATGAGACGAATAGCTATCGTTGGCACTACCGGCTCGGGTAAGACAACTCTAGCGCGGCGGGTGGCCCAGCGCTGCCTGATTCCCCATATTGAGCTAGATGCCTTGCAGTGGGAGCCAAATTGGACACCTGCGGAGCCTCAAGTCTTTCGCGATCGGGTGAGGTTGGCGTTGAGCGGCGATCGCTGGGTCGTAGACGGCAACTACAGCGCTGTGCGCGACATTGTTTGGCAAAGAGCCGACACGGTCGTATTGCTGGATTACCCGTTCGGGCTGGTGTTGCGGCGACTTTTGCGGCGCACTTGGCGGCGATCGCTCTACCAAGAAGAACTCTGGAACGGCAATCGAGAGACGTTTCGACAGTCGTTTTTCAGCCGCGACTCAATTCTGGTCTGGCTATTGCGCACCTACTGGAAGAAGCGTAAGCAGTATCCCGTCCTGTTTCAGCAATCGGAATATGCTCATCTATCTACCGTGCATCTGCGATCGCCCAAAGCAGCCGAGCAATGGCTATTCTCCTGTGAGCAACATTTGCTGTGA
- the guaA gene encoding glutamine-hydrolyzing GMP synthase — protein MLVILDFGSQYSELIARRIRETEVYSEVLSYRTTAEQLKQLNPKGIIFSGGPNSVYDNGAPHCDPAIWDMGIPVLGVCYGMQLMVQQLGGQVERAERGEYGKADLFIDDPTDLLTNVEDATTMWMSHGDSVTRLPDGFEVLAHTHNTPCAAVADHARKLYGVQFHPEVVHSKGGIALIRNFVYHICECQPTWTTEAFVEDAIREVRARVGDKRVLLALSGGVDSSTLAFLLHQAIGDQLTCMFIDQGFMRKDEPERLVKLFAEQFHIPVIHVKARDRFLAQVEGVTDPEVKRKRIGHEFIRVFEEESKRLGPFDYLAQGTLYPDVIESADTNVDPKTGERVAVKIKSHHNVGGLPKDLQFKLVEPLRKLFKDEVRKVGRSIGLPEEIVRRQPFPGPGLAIRIIGEITKERLEILRNADFVVRDEIAKQGLYHDFWQAFAVLLPVRSVGVMGDQRTYAYPIVLRLVSSEDGMTADWSRVPYDLLETISNRIVNEVEGVNRVVYDITSKPPGTIEWE, from the coding sequence ATGCTGGTGATTCTAGACTTTGGCTCTCAATACTCTGAGTTGATCGCTCGTCGCATTCGCGAAACCGAGGTGTACTCGGAGGTGCTCTCCTACCGCACCACTGCCGAGCAGCTTAAGCAGCTCAACCCCAAGGGTATTATTTTCTCCGGTGGGCCCAACTCGGTATACGACAACGGCGCCCCCCACTGCGACCCCGCCATTTGGGATATGGGCATTCCGGTGCTAGGGGTGTGCTACGGCATGCAGCTGATGGTGCAGCAGCTCGGCGGTCAGGTCGAGCGCGCCGAGCGGGGCGAGTATGGCAAGGCCGATCTCTTCATCGATGACCCCACCGACCTGCTCACCAACGTTGAAGACGCCACCACTATGTGGATGAGCCACGGCGACTCGGTGACTCGCCTCCCCGATGGCTTTGAGGTGCTGGCCCACACCCACAACACCCCCTGCGCCGCTGTCGCTGACCACGCTCGCAAGCTCTACGGGGTGCAGTTTCACCCCGAGGTGGTGCACTCGAAAGGGGGCATTGCCCTGATTCGCAACTTTGTGTACCACATTTGCGAGTGTCAGCCCACCTGGACCACCGAAGCTTTTGTGGAAGACGCCATTCGCGAAGTGCGGGCGCGGGTAGGAGACAAGCGCGTGCTGCTGGCCCTCTCGGGTGGGGTAGACTCGTCGACCCTGGCCTTTTTGCTGCACCAGGCGATCGGCGACCAGCTCACCTGCATGTTTATCGACCAGGGCTTCATGCGCAAAGATGAGCCCGAGCGTTTGGTGAAGCTGTTTGCCGAGCAGTTTCACATTCCGGTGATTCACGTTAAAGCGCGCGATCGCTTCCTTGCTCAGGTCGAAGGCGTCACTGACCCCGAAGTCAAACGCAAGCGCATCGGCCACGAGTTCATCCGCGTGTTTGAAGAAGAGTCGAAGCGCCTCGGTCCCTTCGACTACCTCGCTCAGGGTACGCTATACCCAGACGTGATTGAGTCCGCCGATACCAATGTGGACCCCAAAACCGGGGAGCGGGTGGCAGTGAAAATCAAGAGCCACCACAACGTCGGCGGTCTGCCCAAGGACCTGCAATTCAAGCTGGTGGAACCCCTGCGCAAGCTGTTCAAAGATGAAGTGCGCAAGGTGGGCCGCTCTATTGGTCTGCCCGAGGAGATCGTGCGTCGTCAACCCTTCCCCGGTCCTGGCTTGGCGATTCGCATCATCGGCGAAATCACCAAAGAGCGGCTGGAGATTCTCCGCAATGCCGACTTTGTGGTGCGCGACGAGATCGCCAAGCAGGGCCTGTACCACGACTTTTGGCAGGCCTTTGCGGTGCTGCTGCCGGTGCGCAGCGTGGGCGTGATGGGTGACCAGCGCACCTACGCCTACCCGATTGTGCTGCGCCTAGTCAGCAGTGAAGACGGCATGACCGCCGACTGGTCGCGGGTGCCCTACGACCTGCTAGAGACAATCTCAAACCGCATTGTCAACGAGGTGGAAGGGGTTAACCGGGTCGTTTACGACATCACCTCGAAGCCGCCTGGCACCATCGAGTGGGAGTAG
- the cbiD gene encoding cobalt-precorrin-5B (C(1))-methyltransferase CbiD, producing MNSALSSPRSGYTLPVFACAGAVAALRQLVDSRDRPQLITLDLLNPPRPADIPIAQLAPLPDGSVLAITHSDPGDNLDLTRHTPLWSVVAWGDDDQTDPIQLEGGEGIGRQRDRDGAPAIYRYAQALITHHLTPLLPPGKTLRVTVILPEGRALAERTSNAAFGVVEGLSLLGTAGISEPLSAPGQLDQSREILRDKAAQHAYLVFCLGENGLDLAVKLGINPDCRVKTANWLGPMLVEAGQLGVAGVLLLGYHGKLIKLAGGIFHTHHHVADGRQEIFAACCAGQDVPLPTIQEILNAKTVEAGLEILRGQDGELVQRVYQHMVERIDERAATYVHAHTGSSLTVGSMVFDRQRQIVARSDRSQTLFNQVLID from the coding sequence ATGAATTCTGCTTTGTCCTCTCCCCGCTCTGGCTATACGCTGCCAGTATTTGCCTGCGCTGGGGCAGTGGCTGCCCTACGGCAACTGGTGGATAGTCGCGATCGACCCCAGCTCATCACCCTCGATCTGCTCAATCCGCCCCGTCCCGCTGACATCCCCATTGCTCAGCTCGCCCCCCTCCCCGATGGCTCAGTATTAGCTATTACCCACAGCGATCCCGGCGACAATTTAGATCTCACCCGCCATACCCCACTCTGGTCTGTGGTGGCCTGGGGGGATGACGATCAGACTGACCCCATTCAGCTAGAGGGGGGCGAGGGCATCGGCAGACAGCGCGATCGAGATGGGGCACCAGCCATCTATCGCTACGCCCAAGCGTTAATTACCCACCACTTAACCCCCCTACTGCCGCCAGGAAAGACCCTCCGCGTCACGGTTATCTTGCCCGAGGGTCGCGCCCTGGCAGAACGCACTTCCAATGCTGCCTTTGGGGTAGTAGAAGGGCTTTCGCTGCTCGGTACCGCCGGTATCTCTGAACCTCTCAGCGCACCAGGGCAGCTCGATCAATCGAGAGAAATCCTGCGGGACAAGGCTGCTCAGCACGCTTACCTGGTGTTTTGCCTGGGCGAAAACGGGCTGGATCTGGCGGTGAAGCTGGGGATCAACCCTGATTGCCGGGTGAAAACCGCCAACTGGCTAGGGCCAATGCTGGTGGAGGCAGGGCAGCTGGGGGTGGCTGGGGTGCTGCTGCTGGGGTATCACGGCAAGCTAATCAAGCTGGCCGGGGGGATCTTTCACACCCACCACCACGTTGCCGACGGTCGTCAAGAGATCTTCGCCGCCTGCTGCGCTGGGCAGGATGTGCCGCTGCCCACAATTCAAGAGATTCTCAACGCCAAAACGGTGGAGGCCGGACTAGAAATTTTGAGAGGGCAGGATGGCGAGCTGGTCCAGCGTGTCTATCAGCACATGGTAGAGCGCATTGACGAGCGGGCTGCTACCTACGTCCATGCCCACACAGGCAGCTCTCTAACGGTGGGGTCAATGGTGTTTGATCGCCAGCGGCAGATCGTGGCTAGAAGCGATCGCAGCCAGACTCTGTTCAATCAAGTTTTGATAGACTAG
- a CDS encoding TldD/PmbA family protein has protein sequence MPTIQDIAAYAESSAKKLGIVKYDVYGSSVDETSVQVDKGDPKQVKASNRSSVIVRVWNPDGKVGVTSTSDVDPLGMDLALQTAQEASAFGVDDHIPDFSPEAVAPTADVQVETVPPAPVGDLISTLVDAEKQLLAAHPAIASVPYNGLSQRSIDRFYLNSAGALRQEARSYASLYLYSKTEQEGRKPRSAGAMRVNRGLPLLDIEGCLKEATEKTISHLDYNKVTSGKYRVVFSGEAFLSLLGAFSNLYNAQSVLDNRSLSTVNSLGTVVASPLLSVYDDALHPENVSAETFDGEGTPTRRVPIIEQGVLTQFLHSAGTAKRMGASPTGHASIGAKVSVGPSYYQVLPGVEASTEFSLATAENVIFIDDLQALHAGVNALQGSFSLPFDGWLVNGGDRTSIESATVAGDFRELLKAIVHIEPEAEITPGGLCPRIWVDALSITGEG, from the coding sequence ATGCCCACCATCCAAGACATCGCCGCCTACGCCGAGTCGAGCGCGAAGAAGCTCGGCATTGTTAAATACGACGTGTACGGGTCTTCTGTAGACGAAACCAGCGTGCAGGTTGATAAGGGCGACCCCAAGCAGGTCAAGGCCTCGAACCGCTCCAGCGTGATTGTGCGGGTGTGGAACCCGGACGGCAAGGTGGGGGTGACCTCCACCAGCGACGTCGACCCGCTGGGCATGGATTTGGCGCTGCAAACGGCCCAGGAAGCAAGCGCCTTTGGAGTCGATGACCACATTCCCGACTTTAGCCCTGAAGCCGTTGCTCCCACTGCCGATGTGCAGGTGGAAACGGTGCCGCCAGCCCCGGTGGGAGACTTAATTTCGACCCTGGTCGATGCCGAGAAGCAGTTGTTAGCGGCCCACCCGGCGATCGCCAGCGTGCCCTATAATGGCCTATCTCAGCGCAGCATCGATCGCTTTTACCTCAACAGCGCTGGGGCGCTGCGCCAGGAGGCCCGCTCCTACGCCTCGCTGTATCTCTATAGCAAAACCGAACAGGAGGGCCGCAAACCTCGCTCTGCCGGGGCCATGCGGGTAAACCGGGGCCTGCCTCTGCTCGATATTGAGGGCTGCCTGAAGGAAGCCACGGAAAAAACCATCAGCCACCTCGACTACAACAAAGTGACCTCGGGTAAGTACCGGGTGGTGTTTTCTGGGGAAGCATTTTTGAGTCTGCTGGGGGCGTTCTCAAACCTGTATAACGCTCAGAGCGTGCTGGATAACCGCAGCCTGTCCACGGTAAATTCGCTGGGGACGGTGGTGGCGTCGCCGCTGCTGTCGGTGTACGACGATGCCCTGCACCCCGAGAATGTCAGCGCCGAAACCTTTGACGGCGAGGGCACCCCCACTCGGCGGGTGCCGATTATTGAGCAGGGTGTGCTGACTCAGTTTTTGCACAGCGCGGGCACGGCCAAGCGCATGGGGGCTAGCCCTACGGGCCACGCCAGCATTGGCGCGAAGGTTTCCGTTGGCCCCAGCTATTACCAGGTGTTGCCAGGGGTCGAAGCCTCGACTGAGTTCAGCCTGGCAACTGCCGAGAACGTGATTTTCATCGACGACTTGCAGGCGCTCCACGCCGGGGTCAATGCGCTGCAGGGATCATTCTCGCTGCCCTTTGATGGGTGGTTGGTGAATGGGGGCGATCGCACCAGCATTGAGTCGGCCACCGTAGCGGGGGACTTCCGCGAGCTGCTCAAGGCGATCGTTCACATCGAGCCCGAGGCCGAAATTACCCCCGGCGGTCTGTGCCCGCGCATCTGGGTTGATGCGCTGTCAATCACGGGAGAGGGGTAA
- a CDS encoding TldD/PmbA family protein, with the protein MTVAPFPTPLLKTNDLLQRDYAAPRDRFDSAWEATLSTLLGLGRAAGADFVEFFLERNNYISCQAEDDAITSLSPRLVTGAGVRVFRGQADCYVSTNDLTFNGLKAALDKALAIMGLTLPGPHTNLAEINLELLRDYATAKGKDDWLSQCSSMQEMGDVLLAANGALGQKANHVQSRRAVYFRDWQEVLVAASDGTFARDIRLTQSVGYNLLCADGEHRSSIGQRAGDTSDPAFLRQWDYTTAAADVAESAGKMLYADYVESGSYPVIMANKFGGVIFHEACGHLLETTQIERGTTPFIDKKGQKIAHESLTAWDEGLTTDAFGTIDMDDEGMPAQRTLLIENGILKNFLSDRAGSMRTGHPRTGSGRRQGFTYAAASRMRNTYIAPGDYSLDELFASVEKGIYCKQMGGGSVGPTGQFNFSVSEAYLIENGKVTKPLKGATLIGEATEIMDKISMCSNDLDLAAGFCGSISGSIYVTVGQPHLKVDSITVGGR; encoded by the coding sequence ATGACGGTTGCACCCTTCCCAACCCCGCTGCTTAAGACTAATGACCTACTTCAGCGGGATTATGCCGCCCCTCGCGATCGCTTCGACAGCGCCTGGGAGGCTACCCTATCGACCCTGCTTGGGCTAGGTCGCGCCGCTGGGGCCGACTTTGTTGAGTTTTTCCTAGAGCGCAACAACTACATTAGCTGCCAGGCCGAAGACGACGCTATCACTAGCCTATCGCCCCGCTTGGTGACCGGTGCCGGGGTGCGCGTGTTTCGTGGCCAAGCCGACTGTTATGTCAGCACCAACGACCTCACCTTCAATGGCCTCAAGGCTGCCCTCGACAAAGCCCTCGCCATTATGGGGCTCACCCTACCTGGCCCCCACACCAACCTGGCCGAAATTAACTTAGAGTTGCTGCGCGACTACGCTACCGCCAAAGGCAAAGACGACTGGCTGAGCCAGTGCAGCTCAATGCAGGAAATGGGCGACGTGCTGCTGGCCGCCAACGGTGCCTTGGGCCAAAAGGCCAATCATGTGCAGTCACGCCGCGCCGTCTACTTCCGCGACTGGCAGGAGGTGCTGGTGGCCGCCAGCGACGGTACCTTTGCCCGCGACATTCGCCTCACCCAGTCGGTGGGCTATAACCTACTGTGCGCCGACGGCGAGCATCGCTCCTCCATCGGCCAGCGGGCGGGCGATACCAGCGACCCGGCCTTTTTGCGCCAGTGGGATTACACCACCGCCGCCGCCGATGTGGCTGAATCTGCTGGCAAGATGCTCTATGCCGACTACGTCGAGTCAGGCAGCTATCCAGTGATTATGGCCAACAAGTTTGGCGGCGTGATCTTCCACGAAGCCTGTGGACACCTGCTGGAGACCACCCAAATTGAGCGGGGCACTACCCCCTTCATCGACAAAAAAGGCCAAAAGATCGCCCACGAAAGTCTTACCGCTTGGGATGAAGGGCTGACGACTGACGCCTTTGGCACCATTGACATGGATGATGAGGGCATGCCCGCCCAGCGCACCCTGCTGATTGAGAACGGCATTCTGAAGAACTTTTTGAGCGATCGCGCTGGCTCCATGCGCACCGGCCATCCCCGCACCGGCAGCGGTCGTCGTCAGGGCTTTACCTATGCTGCCGCCAGCCGGATGCGCAATACATACATCGCCCCTGGCGATTACTCGCTGGATGAGCTGTTCGCTTCAGTCGAGAAAGGCATTTACTGCAAGCAGATGGGCGGCGGCAGCGTTGGCCCTACCGGCCAGTTTAACTTTTCTGTCTCTGAGGCTTACTTAATTGAGAACGGCAAAGTCACCAAACCTCTCAAGGGCGCGACTCTGATCGGCGAAGCCACCGAGATCATGGACAAGATCTCTATGTGCTCCAATGACCTAGATCTGGCGGCAGGCTTCTGCGGCTCCATCAGCGGCAGCATCTACGTCACCGTAGGTCAGCCGCACCTCAAGGTTGACTCGATCACCGTCGGCGGACGCTAG
- a CDS encoding response regulator yields MVLQTTAPVSNPVQSQVPLVLVVDDDDDSLTLMAYILEQLSCQACFVADGFAALAAAQQHHPTLILSDIHLPEVDGYSLLRQLRADDNTQNIPVVAVTALAGSDNRHKILAAGFDDYISKPFLVKSVEQLVGRFIGLGQPVG; encoded by the coding sequence GTGGTTTTGCAAACAACAGCTCCCGTGTCAAACCCTGTGCAGTCTCAAGTACCCCTGGTGCTAGTTGTCGATGACGACGACGATAGCCTGACGCTAATGGCCTACATACTAGAGCAGCTCTCTTGCCAGGCCTGCTTTGTGGCCGATGGTTTTGCCGCTCTGGCAGCGGCTCAGCAACATCATCCCACCCTGATATTGTCCGATATCCATCTGCCTGAGGTAGATGGCTACAGCTTACTGCGTCAGCTGCGAGCCGACGACAACACCCAAAACATTCCGGTGGTCGCCGTGACTGCTCTAGCGGGTAGCGACAACCGACACAAGATCTTAGCGGCTGGGTTCGACGACTACATCAGCAAACCCTTTTTGGTGAAATCTGTCGAACAGCTCGTCGGTCGCTTTATCGGTTTAGGACAGCCCGTTGGCTGA
- a CDS encoding DUF2294 domain-containing protein: MDTTPSTLLPTAGQIQRHLTQQFQRLYREQLNHAIGKITCQLIDDKLLLVFEDSVTKPEQLLVETGDTALAEQVRADLSMALRPQIIEITEQALDRKVVDIMTDATLETGRTGIVIILSGPPEIRPAAKAS; the protein is encoded by the coding sequence ATGGACACCACTCCTTCCACTTTGCTGCCAACGGCCGGTCAGATTCAGCGTCACTTAACTCAGCAATTCCAGCGGCTCTACCGCGAACAGCTCAATCATGCCATCGGCAAAATCACCTGCCAGCTGATTGATGACAAGCTGCTGCTAGTGTTCGAAGATTCGGTCACTAAGCCTGAACAGCTTCTGGTCGAAACCGGAGATACAGCCCTCGCCGAACAGGTGCGGGCTGACCTATCGATGGCTCTTCGCCCTCAGATTATTGAAATTACTGAGCAGGCCCTCGATCGCAAAGTGGTCGACATCATGACCGACGCAACCCTGGAGACAGGGCGCACCGGCATCGTCATCATTTTGTCTGGCCCGCCAGAGATTCGTCCCGCTGCTAAGGCGTCTTAG
- a CDS encoding response regulator transcription factor, giving the protein MTDIRIVLIEDHDLTRLGLKAALQRVPDMTVVGEAANGARGLSLLETERPDIAIVDIGLPDIDGIELVERLRQNQSGLEGNPTRVLMLTMHDSEAAVMAAFAAGADSYCMKQTELDDLIVAVRETHEGNSWIDPAVASVVLRQVRKTPAGAMAIGNRTVSIEAIEPEFEQILESYPLTERELEILELIVGGCSNAEIAERSYITVGTVKTHVRSILNKLGVDDRTKAAVRALRSGLVT; this is encoded by the coding sequence ATGACAGACATTCGCATTGTACTCATTGAAGACCACGACCTTACTCGACTAGGCCTCAAGGCAGCCCTGCAGCGGGTGCCTGACATGACGGTTGTGGGTGAAGCCGCCAACGGTGCTCGCGGGTTGAGCCTGCTTGAGACCGAGCGCCCTGATATCGCCATCGTCGATATTGGCCTGCCCGACATCGATGGCATTGAGCTAGTAGAGCGACTGCGCCAGAACCAGAGCGGCCTTGAGGGCAACCCCACCCGTGTGCTGATGCTCACCATGCACGATAGCGAAGCCGCAGTTATGGCTGCCTTTGCTGCCGGCGCCGATTCCTACTGTATGAAGCAGACCGAGCTTGACGACCTAATTGTGGCGGTGCGTGAAACCCACGAGGGAAATTCCTGGATTGACCCTGCTGTGGCCAGTGTGGTGCTGCGCCAGGTGCGCAAAACCCCCGCAGGGGCCATGGCCATCGGCAACCGCACTGTCTCCATTGAGGCGATCGAGCCTGAATTTGAGCAAATTCTAGAATCCTACCCGCTGACTGAGCGTGAGCTAGAAATTCTAGAGCTGATTGTGGGTGGGTGCAGCAATGCTGAGATTGCTGAGCGCTCCTACATCACCGTTGGCACGGTTAAGACCCACGTGCGCAGCATTCTCAACAAGTTAGGAGTAGACGATCGCACTAAGGCTGCCGTGCGCGCCTTGCGATCAGGGCTTGTAACCTAG